The Pyxidicoccus sp. MSG2 DNA segment GTGAGCTCGAAGATGATGAGCACGGCGGACACCGACGCGTGCGTGGTGCCCGCGAGCACCGCCCCCATGCCCAGCAGCGCGTACGCCCCGCTGGGCGCGCCTCCCGGCGCAACGTACCCGGTCAGCACGCCGAAGGCGCCTCCCAGGAGCGCGCCGAAGAAGAGCGACGGGGTGAAGAGTCCGCCGGGCACGCCCGCGCCCGCGCACAGCGAGGTGAGCGCCAGCTTCACCAGGGGCAGGAGCAGCAACATCACCAGGGGCACGTGGCCCAGCAGCGCCGCGTTCACCGCGTCGTAGCCGTTGCCCATGATTTGCGGCAGCCACACCGCCACCACGCCCACCACCGTCATGGCCACCAGCGGGAGGAAGGCGGAGAACCAGCCGGCCGCGCGGTCCAGCAAATCCGACAGCAGGTTGATGCCCCGCACGTACAGGGCGGAGGCGACGCCCATCACCAGTCCGAGCACGATGGCCAGCACCAACTCGCGCGGGTGCGTGAGCGCGTAGTGGGGGATGACGTAGCTGGGGTGGTCCGCGATGAGCACGCGCGACACCAGCGTCGCCACCACGCACGAGACGACGATGGGGCCGAACATCTCCAGCGCGAAGCTGCCCAGCAGCACCTCCAGCCCGAAGAGCGCTGCGCCAATGGGCACGTTGTAGGCCGAGGCCATGCCGGCCGAAGCGCCACACGCCACCAGCAGGCGGGCCTGTCCGGGCCCCAGCCTCAGTGCGCGGGACAGCGCCGAGCCGCTCGCGGCGCCCGTGGACAGCAGCGCGCCCTCGCGGCCCAGCGGAGCGCCCAGTGCGACGGCCATGATGGAGACGAGTCCGCGCAGGAGCGCGCGAGGGAGCGACAGCCAGCCGGACTTCACCCAGATGGACTCGATGATGCCGGCGGTGCCGTGGCCGCGCAGGGGCTGGCCGACGACGAGCGACACCAGGGTGACGAGCGCTCCGCCGAGAATCGGGATGAGCACGCGACGCCAGGTGGGCGCGGCCGCCACGCCGGCGAGGAACTCCTCCCCGCCGTTGCGCCAGAAGAGGTGCTGGGTGAAGCGAAGCACCTCGAGCAGCGCCACCGCGCCCAGCCCCGCGATGAGCCCCACCGTCACCACCAGAATCCAGAAGCGCTTCTCCGGCCCGGTGAGGCCCTGAAGGAAG contains these protein-coding regions:
- a CDS encoding chloride channel protein gives rise to the protein MDVNRRFYHSVLGFLQGLTGPEKRFWILVVTVGLIAGLGAVALLEVLRFTQHLFWRNGGEEFLAGVAAAPTWRRVLIPILGGALVTLVSLVVGQPLRGHGTAGIIESIWVKSGWLSLPRALLRGLVSIMAVALGAPLGREGALLSTGAASGSALSRALRLGPGQARLLVACGASAGMASAYNVPIGAALFGLEVLLGSFALEMFGPIVVSCVVATLVSRVLIADHPSYVIPHYALTHPRELVLAIVLGLVMGVASALYVRGINLLSDLLDRAAGWFSAFLPLVAMTVVGVVAVWLPQIMGNGYDAVNAALLGHVPLVMLLLLPLVKLALTSLCAGAGVPGGLFTPSLFFGALLGGAFGVLTGYVAPGGAPSGAYALLGMGAVLAGTTHASVSAVLIIFELTGDYPLVLPLMLSTVVAAAVSRRLEPESLYTSVLNRRNVRMPATVPQWLRQEGARALLMPVHQRVSPSAPFQEVVALLLELPAGEDLYVTDAQGRYRGALVLDSLKGHLPDHSLLQAIIAEDILDTRVSPITPDLSLAEVARRFSETALERLPVVDGDFRLLGTISKRDVLKQGTF